The sequence TCTCCAGGATGACGTGGATCAGCTGGCGGAGCGCTTCCGAGGCGAGCTCGCCGACCGCCGTGGCCCGGATGATGGAGTCGGTGAACCCCGACAGGCCGAAGCGGCCGCCACCGGCCGTGCGGGCCTCGGTCACCCCGTCGGTGTACAGCAGCACCCGGTCCCCCGGCTCCAGGGCCTCCCGGTGGACCGTACGCGGGGCGTCGGCGAGCGTGGCGGGCATGCCCATCGGAGGTTCGCTCGGGCGCTCCAGCGCCTTGTGCACCTGGTGGTCGCGGATCAGCAGCGGCGGCGGATGGCCGCAGTTGCACCAGGTCAGCACCCCGCTGGTGAGATCCAGCCGGGCGGCGATGCCGGTGCAGTACTGCTCGGGCAGCCACTCGGCGAGCACCGCGTCCACGGTCTTGACGAGTTCCGGCAGGGCGGCGCCCATCCGGCGCGCGCTGCGGCAGCCGGCCATGGCGATCGACGTGGTCAGCCCCGAGGCGAGGTTGTGCCCCATCGCGTCGAGGATCACCGCATGCAGCGTCGACTCGGTCAGCGCATGGTCGAAGGCGTCGCCGCCCAGCCCGTAGGCCGGTTCCAGGACGCCGGTGGACACCGCCCGTGCGCTGCCGACGGTCCGCGGGGGCAGCAGGGAGCGCACCAGCTCGGCCGGCAGGCTCATGGTGTCCGTGCGGGTCTTGCGCACCACGTGGTCGCTGACGCCGCGCTGGGAGGTGATCGCCATGGACAGGACCGCCAC is a genomic window of Streptomyces sp. Edi2 containing:
- a CDS encoding PP2C family protein-serine/threonine phosphatase, with product MAVESVPAGDGEHLLQEFLTAVHSAPPSRFLALVDRYAARIGLRRVAVYLVDLQQRQLTPLAGGEPLLVDESPAGGAYRTLSLRVEESPAGPLIAWLPLVNGADRLGVVGVHVDALDGAVLRRCRTLVAVLSMAITSQRGVSDHVVRKTRTDTMSLPAELVRSLLPPRTVGSARAVSTGVLEPAYGLGGDAFDHALTESTLHAVILDAMGHNLASGLTTSIAMAGCRSARRMGAALPELVKTVDAVLAEWLPEQYCTGIAARLDLTSGVLTWCNCGHPPPLLIRDHQVHKALERPSEPPMGMPATLADAPRTVHREALEPGDRVLLYTDGVTEARTAGGGRFGLSGFTDSIIRATAVGELASEALRQLIHVILESRHGGLSDDATILLLEWQPSGTR